The genomic stretch AAACttgtttcttccaaaatatccatagcatatttccgTTGAGAAATCATCAAACCATCTATAGATTGGgctacctcaatacccaagaaATAACGAAGCttaccaagatcttttgtctgaaATTGATTTGAGAGATGTTGCTTTAACTGGAGTATACCCTGCTGATCACTACCAgttatgacaatatcatctacatacacaataagataaatacaccCTTGGACTGAGTGACGATAAAAAAACAGAATGGTCTGGTTCACTACGGACCATACCAAATTGTTGTACTACAGTGCTGAATCTGCCAAACCAAGCTCTCGGAGAttgcttaagaccataaagagacATGTGTAACCTACACACCATATTCGATGACTCCTCCTGAGCAACAAATCCAGGTGGTTActccatatatacttcctcttcaagatcaccatgtaaaaaagcattttttatgtcaagttgatgaagaggcCAATGTCGAATGGATGCAATGGCTAGAAGAAGTCTAACAGATGTCATCTTGGCTACAGGCGAGAAGGTATCACTATAATCCAATCCAATATGAGTGTATCCTTTGGCTACCAAGCGAGCTTTAAATCGATCAATCTTACCATCTGGACCAACCTTCAATGTATAAATCCAACGACAACCTACTAAAGATCTCCCATGGGGTAGAGGAACCAGTTCCCAGGTACCACTGCTTTGAAGAGcacacatttcatcaatcattgCTTGCCTTCACTCAGGGTGAGACAATGCTTCACATGGAGTTTTAGGAATAGAAacagaagacaaagaagacaaacaagtatactacaaaggggaaagacgatgataacataaatcaatataatgTGGAGAAGGATTTCGTGTTTGACGTATACCTTTTCGAAGGGCAATCGGAAGATCGGACTCAGGTTGCAGGATCAGATCCGGTGATGTCGGAGGCATCGGAGGAGAGTCTGCAATGACCTCAAGGATAGGTATGACCTCAAGGACAGGTATGACCTCAGGGACAGGGATGACAGGCGTTGGGTGACGACGCTGATATGTTTGAAGTGGTCGAGAAGTGGGTGGGTCAGGAGCCCTAGACTGATGGGGGTAATGGTAGGCGGGACATTAATAACTACCGGAAAAGATGTGGGAGTACTTTCTTGAATGGGTTCTGGAGTTACGTGACTAGACTCGAAATATGGAACTGACTCGAAGAAGGTAACATCGGCCGATACTGGGTACCGTTGTAGAGTATGTTAATAACAACGATAACCTTTTTGGCATCGATGATAACTAAGAAAGACACACTTTAGTGATCGAGCTAAGAGTTTATCAAGACCAGGAGAGAGATTGTGTACAAAACATGTGGACCCAAAGACTCGGGGAGGAATTGGGTGAAGTGGGGAATTGGGAAAAAGGATTGAATGAGGAATTTTATTGTTAAGGACAGATGAGGGCATGCGATTTATAAGATAATATGTTGTTAGCACACCATCCCCCCAAAACCGAAGTGGAACATTACCATGGAGAAGTAGGGTCCGAGTGGTTTCTACAAGATGCCGATTTTTACGTTCCGCTACCccgttttgttgaggtgtgtgagGGCAAGATGTTTGATGGAGAATACCATTGCGTGACATGAAATTCTAAAATTGTTGGGATAAATATTCACGGGCATTGTCACTTCTTAAGGTACGGATAGACACACCGAATTGAGTTCTTATTTCTTGATAGAATTGTTCAACAATAGAAAATAATTCAGATCTATTCTTCATTAAAAATAACCACGTGCAAcgtgaaaaatcatcaataaaggtgacaaaatacctagactcaagagtagagacagtacgcgagggaccccaaacatcggtgtgaactaaagcaaaaggggACGAAGCTCGTTTATTGACTCGATTGGGAAACTGGCCACGAGTGTGTTTCCGTAGTTGACACGACTCACAATGTAAATTAGATACCTTCGATAAATTTGGCACCAACTTATGTAGTTTGGAAAGACTGGAATGACCTAACTGAACATGGATAGTGAGTGGAGAATCTTTGGCTGAGCATGTCTGAGATGACACAGAGAGGTAATAAAGGCCTTGAGACTCACATCCGACACCAATTGTTTGTCCCGAACTCCGATCCTGCAGGGTAACATTATTATTAGTGAAAGTGACACTACAATCAAGAGAACGAGTTAAACGACTGACTGAAAAtaaattaaatggacaattagGTACATAGAGGACAGAAGTAACCGAGAGAGAAGGTAGAATTCGAACAGTACCAATCCCTTCGGATCGGGTTTGAGAATCATTGGCAGAAGTTATAGTAGGTAAGAAACCGGATGTAGAGAGGGGAGATAAAAGATTTTTATTACCGGTAACATAATCAAACGCACCAAAATCAAAGACCTAagatccaagagaagatgattgAGAGAGACAAGCAGGTGAATTACCAATGTGTGCTACCGAAGCAGTAGAATCTAAGTTCTGATAATTCTGATACCACTTGAGGAAATCATCGTAGTTTGGCGTAAAGTTACGAGGAGTAGCCGTGAGTATCGGATCTGAAACAATTGCCCTATGGAGAGTGGAGCGGTTGAAAAATTGCCGGGATTGGCCGTCAGATGTGTTGTCACGTGCGGAGGTTTCTGCCGATGAAAAGTGGGGAACGGCTGGATCGGAAGAGGCGCTTCTACTGGTAGGTTACCGAAGAATTTTGAAAAGTGAGAGGCAAACCGGAGTGATGACACGGTTTGCAAAAAAAAACAGAGTGATGACACGGTTTGCAACAAAAGAAAAATCTCACCGGAAGACAGTGGGTCAACCGGGTAAAGCACGACGAAGAAAGAATTGCCTCTTAGCAGACTCTAGATACCATGTTGAAATACAAGAGACTgagagacatttgaataaactGTGTGTTTTGAAAAACATTACGGAGACTTTATTATAAAGAGAGATtataactaattacatgatatagtcgatgtgggactatttgatatacaaatattcttaatattatatttacaaatatcaacagAATATAACAACGCTTAAATACCAAATTTATTCGATATCAAGTCAACTGTTTAAGGATGAATTGGGATTCGAGAATTCATGATATCCTACTTATTTATTTATAATAAGTAGTGAATTCAAATTCCTCAATGAATATGAAACTCCGTTTTTTCTATGTCGatgaataactttttctatggatGTTTTATTCTTTAGAAGGTAAGAGAAAAGATAAAACtaaaaataaagtattaaattgAATTATTAATCCATATTCAAGTTTGAAACTCATGTAATTAACCTCTTTTCTTGTTATCTTGTTATTAACTTTATAGAAGATTAAAAGAATTAACTTATTATTAAGTCCATAGAAGATCAAAAGAATTGACCGTTGACCGTTGAGCTATCTTCATTGTTAAAAATATATTCGCTTAAATTTTTACACACATATTAAGAAACACAATAATACTGTCATAAGATATTACTCTTTTACTAACTTAACTATAACTTCGCCATATTAATTAATGTGTTAGAAGTAGTGTATCAAATAATAATTATATGACAATTGAAAAAAGAACATTCATATGATTAGAAAATGAGAATGACAGTTCTTTAAAAAAAGAATTTATTTATTAAAACGACAAATTTAAAGTGAAAAGAGTAGTACGCAAGAAGGAACTACAAAATGTGTGATCATAATCACTGTCTAATAAATAGAAATCTGAAATGCATATCGATAGAGATACATTTTTTATATTTATCTACGAGatacattttttttaaataaaatttaggtacaatttaattgaattgtacttaatatattaaaaaaaaatcattccGAGCACTTTACTATTCTCCGTTTCTTTTTAATTGTAGTTTGagtaaaaaaaattgttttttttaattgacgttttcaaaaaaatttaaaatttgagGTAACATTAATAGTCGTTTTGTCAAAATTACTCCTAATTACTTattaaaaagagaaaaaaaaataataaataattaaaaatattatagATAAAAAGACAATCATTATGTAAAAAATAAATCATTATTTAAAAAGTAGTAAAAATTATTAACTTTCTTAATATgcataaaaaaaattaaaaaagaacGGAGGGAGTATTTTACAAGAAAATTGATTTACTTTGtcaaaaaattatttttcaaagTTTATGTAATTTTTGTTGACAAAATATTAAATTTAGAGTCAAATGTGGGAAAAAAGATTTAAAGCTATCAAACAAAGGTTTAGAGGTATGAAAGTAGCTCTTTTGAGTGTTGACATTTTCATTCTCCTCATTTTAAGAGGCAATTTTCTCATAACAAAAGATAACAGTTATGAAGAGTCATTGTGATGGAAAGAAGATTTAAAGCTATAAACAAAGGTTTAGAGGTATGAAAATAGCTCTTTTGAGTCTTAGACATTTTCAATGTGTTCATTTTAAGAATTTTCTTATGGTGATTAACAAATAAAGCCAacataaattttaaaaatataataaaattgtTTTCGCAGTATAAACATTGTCTAAAATGCATTCAACTTATGTCATCAAAATATGAGGAAAGAGGTAAACCAAGttcattaaaaaaacaaaaaagcTGAATTGAgttaattttaaaaataaaatatattaaaaagAACAAAACCAAATATTATCATTTACAACTTGAAAACAATATTCATTTATAAGCCTCTCCAGGGTAACATATAGTTCATTTATATTCATGTAGCACTTTCATATATAAAACGTGTTATAACTCTTGAAGTTGTGGAAGAATATATTCACACCAAAAAATGTCAGTGATTTATTGACAGATTTATCACGATGGATCGGAACTCTGGATGTTATGTTTGGTTATTTTAGTACAATCAAATGGTCCAatctcttgatttttcttcaCCTGTAAACCATAATGAAACAAAGAAATAAGCCATATACAACAATACATCATCAAAATAAAAAGCATATAGTCACCATGAACGAATTGAGAAAGTAACATTAATAATATGCAACTTTCTGATTGAGATAACCCTATAAACACATTTGTGTATGAAACTTTACCAAAGTGATATCAATGGTTGAGAATGGAGATTGGGGGGCTTTGGTGAAATGAAAAAGGTTGATACAGGGCCAGTGAAAAGGCATTTGTAAAGGATGTGAAATTCCATAAATGTTCCAGTCAACCTAATTCTAATGGGTTATCTAATCACAAAAATACAAATATCAAATGCCTAGTTCTAGTATTTACTTTTTTGAAGTTAATAATTGAATTCATAGAAATTATACACGAACAAGTGAGATTGCAAAACAATCTTACGCTTTGAATTTGAATCAAATCTAGATACTGAAGAATGGACCTACCGGTGACCAAGGGTTCGGTTCATTCTGGACTTTGTCAGGAGGAGAGTTTTGTACAGCGCCACTCTTCATCATTAAAATCTCCTGCAGACGCAACAAATAAGATGAATCCAACATGGCAAAAATCACCACATTGCAAAGAACTAATTGCTTTATGTAAAGTCAGGAGCCTTAACCTtaaaaacaagtttgattccacTGCCATATGCAATTCAAACAATGCAAGTAAACATTTAACACAAACAATTACTAACAATTAGCTAACTTTGACAGTTTAAAAAATCAATGCAAACATACATAAACATAAATATTAAAAAGGGGGCGATGTTAAAGGCCAAAAAAATGGCAATGTAAGACTtcaaaacagaaaaacaagttGGCATGAAATACTTTGTCAGGAAAAGAAACTTAGTAATTAGGGATTAAAAGTATTGATGTTAGCTTAAGAAATTTGAGTCACCTCTCCAGCTGCTTCTATTGCAGCTAACCATTCCTCAGTAAAGGGAGCAACATTCAGTGGAGGCTTCGCTATCGGAACTTCCTGCTTGGTTTTAGTTGCATCTATTTCGCTGCCACTCACAAAATTAACATTGGTCACTCAATATGTAACGCTTCAAAACTGTCTTAGATTTAAAATGGAGGCTGCCAAAACATAGATGAACAAAAGTTATACAACAAAAATGATACTCACAGATGAATTATTTTGCCGTTGTCTTCTTCTGGAAAGTCGATTTTGTCTTTTGACTGACTTGCCATGTCAGTATTAGGAGACTTATCATTCTCAAAGACAGTAGTTACAGCTGCATCTGATAAACTTTCACTGTTCACTGAACCAACTTCATTACCTTGTAGGATTGTTTCAATGAAGATTGAATTATCTGAATCTAGTAACTTCGATTTTTCACTTAAAAGACATTGCTCCTCAGATTTCCAAGCAACTGCACTAGTAAAGGGGCCTTCACTCACTTGAATAGAAGAATCTAAATCAGCAGAAATAGCATTCCTATTGAGTTTCACTGAACTAACTTCGCTGCCTTCTGGGATTGTTGCGTTGAAGATTGAATTCTCTGAAGCTaataattttgatttttcacTTAAAAGACAGGGGCCTTCACTCACATCAATAGAAGAACCTAATTCAGCAGAAATAGCGTTCTCATTGAGTTTCATTGAACTAACTTCGCTGCCTTGTGGGATTGTTGCATTGAAGATTGAATTCTCTGAAGCTaataattttgatttttcacTTAAAAGACATGGATCTTCACTCACTTTAGTAGAAGAATCAAATTCAGCAGAAATAACATTCTCGAGTTGAATTTCAACTGAAGGAGATATATCTAATGAACCTTCTTCTGCACCGTTGATTTGCAAAAGTTCCACTTTTTCATCGACACCTTGATTTCCATCTTTGTTTACAAGCATATCTGAACTTAGTAACTTTGAATTTTCACTTAAACTACACTGCTTCTCACATATCAAAGAAACTGCAGTTGAAAAGGGATCTTCACTCACTTCAATAGAAGAGTCAAATTCAGAAGAAAAAAAGTTCATATTGAGTTGAGTTTCAACTAAAGGCAGTATATCCGACAAACCTTCTTCAGCATCATTGATTTGCAAAAGTTCAACCTTGTCTTCCACATCATGATTTCCATCTTCTGCACCATTGATTTGCAAGAGTTCCACCTTTTCATCCACATCATGATTTCCATCTTCTACATCGTTGATTTGCAAAAGTTCCACCTTTTCATCCACATCATTGATTTGCAAAAGTTCCACCTTTTCGTCCACATCACAATTTCCATCGTCTGCACCATTGATTTGCAACAGTTCCACCTTTTCATCCACATCATGATTTCCATCTTCTGCACCATTGATTTGCAAGAGTTCCACCTTTTCATCCACATCATGATTTCCATCTTCTGCACCATTGATTTGCAAGAGTTCCGCCTTTTCATCCACGTCATGATTTCCATCTTCTACATCATTGATTTGCAAAAGTTCCACCGTTTTATCCACATCATTAATTTGCAAAAGTTCCACCTTTTCATCCACATCATTGATTTGCAAAAGTTCCACCTTTTCATCCACATCACGATTTCCATCTTCTGCACCATTGATTTGCAAGAGTTCCACCTTTTTATCCACGTCATGATTTCCATCTTCTACATCATTGATTTGCAAAATTTCCACCTTTTCATCCACATCATTAATTTGCAAAAGTTCCACCTTTTCATCCACATCATTGATTTGCAAAAGTTCCACCTTTTCATCCAAATCACGATTTCCATCTTCTGCACCAATGATTTGCAAGAGTTCCACCTTTCCATCCACATCATGATTTCCATCTTCTACATCATTGATTTGCAAAATTTCCACCTTTTCATCCACATCATTGATTTGCAAATGTTCCACCTTTTCATCCACATCATTGATCTGCAAAAGATCCACATTTTCATCCAAATCACAATTTCCATCTTCTGCACCATTGATTCGCAAGAGTTCCACCTTTTCATCCACATCATGATTTCCATCTTCCACATCATTGATTTGCAAAAGTTCCACCTTTTCATCTACATTATTGATTTGCAAAAGTTCCACCTTTTCATCCACATCACGATTTTTATCTTCTGCACCATTGATTTGCAAAAGTTCCACCTTTTCATCCACATCACGATTTCCATCTTCCGCCCCGTTGATTTGCAAGAGTTCCACCTTTTCATCCACGTCATGATTTCCATCTTCTACATCATTGAGTTGCAAAAGTTCCACCTTTTCATCCACATCATTGATTTGCAAAAGTTCCACCATTTCGTCCACATCATTTATTTGCAAAAGTTCCACCTTTTCGTCCACATCACGATTTCCATCTTCTGCACCATTGATTTGCAAGAGTTCCACCTTTTCATCCACATCATGATTTTCATCTTCTACATCATTGATTTGCAAAAGTTCCACCTTTTCATCCACATCCTTGATTTGCAACACAACATGATTTCCATCTTCTACATCATTGATTTGCAAAAGTTCCACCTTTTCATCCACATCATGATTTCCATCTTCTACATCATTGATTTGCAAGAGTTCCATCTTTTCATCCACATCATTGATTTGCAAAAATTCCGCCTTTTCATCCACATCATTGATTTGCAGAAGTTCCACCTTTCCATCGACATCATGATTTCCCTCTATGTTTACAGACATATCTTCAATATGATGATTGGTAGCATTGTGCTCATTGCTATGGAACCCGCATCCTTCAAATGCATCCTCAACTAAATTTTGCTCCTTGATTTCTGTAGATGAAACAATAACTTTTGGCAGAAAGTCACTATCCAAGTGAACATCCTGGGAATTTACAGCAACAACAGCACTAGACTTTTGAAACCCAGGAAGATAGGAATCTTCATTTATGTTATTATCATCTGCCAATGAAGATGCTGAAACAGTTATACAATTTTCACTCAACCTATCCAATTCAAACTCCGGAGTTCTATCACGGATTGCTTTTGAGTCAATAACCTGGTCACATTCCTTATCCACTGGGCTTCTCAGGATGAAACCTAATTGATCATCTACAGGAAGCTGACAGTCTTTGATCTCAATTATTTTAGATTCATCCTCAGAAGCGTCATTGATTCCTAGTATGGAATTTTCAGGAGAACCTTTGGAAAATAAGCTCGTCACATGAACTGGCTGAGAACTGTTCATATCAGAGATATTTTCTTTTTCCGGTCCAATTTCTTCTACACCACTAGGATTTAGAGCCTTGGGTTGGTCTGCCTGTAACTGCTGACTAACTGCGTCTAAATTACTTTGGGTGGTTTTTTTGCAATTGATTATGAGACTCTCGTTCAATAAATGCCCCTGTGCATCTCCTTCATATCTACCAAATTCATCAGCACCACAATTTACCTGTTCAGTATTCTTACACGGGGTTCCTTGTTTAGATCCTTCGGGGACAGTTTTGCAAAAATCATCAAGGCTAGAATTTAAAAGTGCAGTCTTGGCACTCTTGTATCCCTTAAACTCTCCTGAAAACTCTGCCTGTAGTATCAAACTTTCCTTGAAAGGCGGAATGTCACCGGTGGGCCCTTTGATTTGATCATCTTCATCTTGTCCTATGGTATTCTGCACAGTATTAGAAGTTCTCTGCATGATAGGAAAGAGCGTAGACTGTGGTTCCTGATATGAAGACCGGTCCCCATTTGACGTAACATCATATAACTTGTTATCCAGAGTGTGGTCGGCCTCTTTCTCCAACTGCTCATGTGTCTGACTCTTTTTAAGAAGTTCATTCTCATGTGTAGGTATTACCATGTTCTCCATGCTAGAAATGATCTCATTTTCATGTAGTTCTCCTTGCTCCTTGGATTTTAAGATGACATCATCAAGAATGTTTTCAACCTCTGCTTGCTTACTTATTATTTCAAAAATCGAAGAATCACAATCCCCTTCTACACCAGGCATCTGCTTATTGTCTATTTGCACGATTGCTTCTGGCTTGACATCTGAAAGGCTTAATTCCTTAGTGTCTGACACTTTCTCCAGAGTGTGGTCAGCCTCTTTCTCCAACTGCTCATGTGTCTGACTCTTTGTAAGAAATTCCTTTTCATGTGTAGGTAATACCATGTTCTCCATGCTAGAAATGATCTCATTTTCATGTAGTTCTCCTTGTTCCTTGGATTTTAAGATAACATCATCAAGAATGTTTTCAACCTCTGCTTGCTTACTTATTATTTCAAAAACCGAAGAATCACAATCCACTTCTACACCAGCCATCTGCTTATTGTCTATTTGCACGATTGCTTCTGGCTTGACATCTGAAAGGCTTAATTCCTTAGTGTCTGACACTTTCTCCAGAGTGTGGTCAGCCTCTTTCTCCAACTGCTCATGTGTCTGACTCTTCGTAAGAAATTCCTTTTCATGTGTAGGTAATACCATGTTCTCCATGCTTGAAATGATCTCATTTTCATGTAGTTCTCCTTGCTCCTTAGATTTTAAGATGACATCATCAAGAATGTTTTCAACCTCTGCTTGCTTACTTATTATTTCAAAAACCGAAGAATCACAATCCACTTCTACACCAGCCATCTGCTTATTGTCTATTTGCATGATTGCTTCTGGCTTGACGTCTGAAAGGCTTAATTCCTTAGTGTCTGACACTTTCTCCAGAGTGTGGTCAGCCTCTTTCTCCAACTGCTCATGTGTCTGACTCTTTGTAAGAAATTCCTTTTCACGTGTAGGTAATACCATGTTCTCCATGCTAGAAATGATCTCATTTTCATGTAGTTCTCCTTGTTCCTTGGATTTTAAGATGACATCATCAAGAATGTTTTCAACCTCTGCTTGCTTACTTATTATTTCAAAAATCGAAGAATCACAATCCACTTCTACACCAGCCATCTGCTTATTGTCTATTTGCACGATTGCTTCTGGCTTGACATCTGAAAGGCTTAATTCATTAGTGTCTGACATTTTCTCCAGAGTGTGGTCAGCGTCTTTCTCCAACTGCTCGTGTGTCTGACTCTTCGTAAGAAATTCCTTTTCATGTGTAGGTAATACCATGTTCTCCATGCTTGAAATGATCTCATTTTCATGTAGTTCTCCTTGCTCCTTAGATTTTAAGATGACATCATCAAGAATGTTTTCAACCTCTGCTTGCTTACTTATTATTTCAAAACTAGAAGAATCAAAATCCACTTCTACACCAGCCTTCTGCTTATTGTCTATTGGCACAATTGCTTCTGAGTTGACATCTGAATGGCTTAATTCCTTAGTACGATTCTTTGCTGCCCCTTTGACAATTTTGGACCTTGCTTCTTTAACAGAAACTGTTCCCAACTTCCTTAGTTTAGGAATGTTACTCTCTGAAGGTTTGCAGGGTATGGAGCTTTTCTGCAAGCTGTGTGAACCGGAAGCTTTTACCTGCAAAGCAAAAATAATAGGCATGGACGTGTGATCAATATGTGAGTGTCATTTTATTGATGCATGCTTCTAAATATGATATAGGGAAATGAACATAATAATCATACCTGAGAAAAGAAACCAATGGAGGGAGATGGCTTCCGTAGGCCTGATGATTTTATTGTCCCTGTTTGATGCGTTGTTTGATCCATTCTGGATGGTGGACGTAGTATGGAAACTGGGGTATCCTGTGCAGCAGGTCAAAAATATTTCAAGAGAATAATCAAATAATTTGTAGTTAAATAACAAAAAATACAAAATTGATGGAGTAAAAAATTGAATATTTGAGTAAGTACCCACCGAAAGTTTTCCAGCCTGCTTGGTAAGACTTCTACTAACAGAACACTTGTCAGCCATATCAACTTTAGGGATGCTTGGAACATATGTAGGATTTTTTGACAGGCTAGAGATGCTTGGTGTAGGATTTTTTGACATGCGAGGGATGCTTGGCGTAGGATTTTTTGATAGGCTAGGGATGCTTGGCGTAGGATTTTTTGGCAGGCCTAACATAATAAAAACGAGATCAATAAATTTGGGGACAGAAAAAAGAGGGATTTCACACTTCTGAAGTTAAGAATGCTGAAGTGAGAGATTCATTTTAAACGGAAAAGTGAAAAGTTAGTGATTGATTAAAAAAGCCAATAGTTGAGATTTCGATCATATGCATGTATTTTGACTAACAAACTACAAAGTTGTTTAAATTTCATCGTTGATCTTTGAATTGACTACTATAAAGTACTCACATTTTCCTTCTGAAGTGTATTCCTAGGTTTACAAGAGTTAAATCCAGAAAAAAGGATCAAATACAAACTACAGAACTTACTAGGATGTGCATTCTGATTTCTTTTTGAGGAACCTGAGCTCAACATTCCACTCCTAGTGGTAGTTGCATTTGCAGAAACATTGGATTTTGGTCCTGGTATCCCAGTGATTTTTGACTCTTTACTCGGCATTTTAGCGGTGTCAGTTATTTTTAGTTTTCAAAGGAGTTAAGGTAAGCACTTTCATTATTCAACAGAAATACATACAACTAAATTCCAGCACACACACACTAAAGAGACTCCACTCTGCAACAGTTTGAGTTAACTTCAAATTTATAAAATCACTTCAGCTAAAATAAGATTACAGTTTTTATTCATGAAAGTCTTTATAAAGTTTATAAAAGGTTATGGAGAAATTAAATGAGAAAAGTACCACAAAAAGTAAAGAAGCAGAAATTAATTACAACTTATTCAATATAAACTTTTTCTTTAAAAAACACATAGTTACAGTAAGATTCTTTCTACGTTTTTTCTCATAAGATTCTTCTTGACAAAGCTGACTGTTAATAAATATGCATCTAAACAAGCTTATAAAATCACTTCAGCTAAAATGAGTTTACAGTTTTTATTCATG from Lathyrus oleraceus cultivar Zhongwan6 chromosome 7, CAAS_Psat_ZW6_1.0, whole genome shotgun sequence encodes the following:
- the LOC127100429 gene encoding uncharacterized protein LOC127100429 isoform X41, with translation MPSKESKITGIPGPKSNVSANATTTRSGMLSSGSSKRNQNAHPSLPKNPTPSIPSLSKNPTPSIPRMSKNPTPSISSLSKNPTYVPSIPKVDMADKCSVSRSLTKQAGKLSDTPVSILRPPSRMDQTTHQTGTIKSSGLRKPSPSIGFFSQVKASGSHSLQKSSIPCKPSESNIPKLRKLGTVSVKEARSKIVKGAAKNRTKELSHSDVNSEAIVPIDNKQKAGVEVDFDSSSFEIISKQAEVENILDDVILKSKEQGELHENEIISSMENMVLPTHEKEFLTKSQTHEQLEKDADHTLEKMSDTNELSLSDVKPEAIVQIDNKQMAGVEVDCDSSIFEIISKQAEVENILDDVILKSKEQGELHENEIISSMENMVLPTREKEFLTKSQTHEQLEKEADHTLEKVSDTKELSLSDVKPEAIMQIDNKQMAGVEVDCDSSVFEIISKQAEVENILDDVILKSKEQGELHENEIISSMENMVLPTHEKEFLTKSQTHEQLEKEADHTLEKVSDTKELSLSDVKPEAIVQIDNKQMAGVEVDCDSSVFEIISKQAEVENILDDVILKSKEQGELHENEIISSMENMVLPTHEKEFLTKSQTHEQLEKEADHTLEKVSDTKELSLSDVKPEAIVQIDNKQMPGVEGDCDSSIFEIISKQAEVENILDDVILKSKEQGELHENEIISSMENMVIPTHENELLKKSQTHEQLEKEADHTLDNKLYDVTSNGDRSSYQEPQSTLFPIMQRTSNTVQNTIGQDEDDQIKGPTGDIPPFKESLILQAEFSGEFKGYKSAKTALLNSSLDDFCKTVPEGSKQGTPCKNTEQVNCGADEFGRYEGDAQGHLLNESLIINCKKTTQSNLDAVSQQLQADQPKALNPSGVEEIGPEKENISDMNSSQPVHVTSLFSKGSPENSILGINDASEDESKIIEIKDCQLPVDDQLGFILRSPVDKECDQVIDSKAIRDRTPEFELDRLSENCITVSASSLADDNNINEDSYLPGFQKSSAVVAVNSQDVHLDSDFLPKVIVSSTEIKEQNLVEDAFEGCGFHSNEHNATNHHIEDMSVNIEGNHDVDGKVELLQINDVDEKAEFLQINDVDEKMELLQINDVEDGNHDVDEKVELLQINDVEDGNHVVLQIKDVDEKVELLQINDVEDENHDVDEKVELLQINGAEDGNRDVDEKVELLQINDVDEMVELLQINDVDEKVELLQLNDVEDGNHDVDEKAELLQINGAEDGNHDVDEKVELLQINGAEDGNHDVDEKVELLQINGADDGNCDVDEKVELLQINDVDEKVELLQINDVEDGNHDVDEKVELLQINGAEDGNHDVEDKVELLQINDAEEGLSDILPLVETQLNMNFFSSEFDSSIEVSEDPFSTAVSLICEKQCSLSENSKLLSSDMLVNKDGNQGVDEKVELLQINGAEEGSLDISPSVEIQLENVISAEFDSSTKVSEDPCLLSEKSKLLASENSIFNATIPQGSEVSSMKLNENAISAELGSSIDVSEGPCLLSEKSKLLASENSIFNATIPEGSEVSSVKLNRNAISADLDSSIQVSEGPFTSAVAWKSEEQCLLSEKSKLLDSDNSIFIETILQGNEVGSVNSESLSDAAVTTVFENDKSPNTDMASQSKDKIDFPEEDNGKIIHLEIDATKTKQEVPIAKPPLNVAPFTEEWLAAIEAAGEEILMMKSGAVQNSPPDKVQNEPNPWSPVKKNQEIGPFDCTKITKHNIQSSDPS